A single window of Sphingobacterium sp. ML3W DNA harbors:
- a CDS encoding AraC family transcriptional regulator: MIYSILSLKLSSTGQIIAIIEEQSQLDLLMKKKQVKNFYEYYKPDRCEQLIYASQIGAVGMKGLSRFDYPGQELPDTVLPGIYSMGYWDAKMDQNWGLDWHRNEGIEFSFMESGNLYFSTEKETVHLHPGSLTITKPWQLHKVGNPKVTVGKQYWIIIDVGVRQPHQEWVWPDWIILSKEDLEYLTKILRENDDLVWQSDKKIQECFLEIGKCLDLAEIEIQHSKLKILINSLLLEILNLFKRGHIEFDQSLTYNLRTVEIFLNHLRSDFVKSWTLEDMAEHCGLGKTSLSKYCKHLTNMTPINYLINIRLEAAAKMLIDREEENVTDLCYDCGFTSSQYFATAFKKRFKCSPSEYRVRFSKEFAVKSSLLSVS; the protein is encoded by the coding sequence ATGATCTATTCAATCTTATCGTTGAAGTTGAGTAGTACTGGTCAAATAATTGCGATAATAGAGGAGCAAAGCCAATTAGATTTATTGATGAAAAAGAAACAAGTAAAGAATTTTTACGAGTATTATAAACCAGATCGGTGCGAACAACTCATTTACGCTTCGCAGATCGGTGCTGTTGGCATGAAAGGTCTAAGTAGATTTGATTATCCTGGGCAAGAATTACCAGATACGGTTTTACCAGGTATCTATAGTATGGGGTATTGGGACGCTAAAATGGACCAAAATTGGGGGTTAGATTGGCACAGGAATGAAGGAATTGAATTTTCTTTCATGGAGTCGGGTAATTTATATTTTTCGACAGAGAAAGAAACTGTCCATCTTCATCCCGGTAGTTTAACGATAACCAAACCTTGGCAATTGCATAAAGTAGGAAATCCGAAAGTGACGGTAGGGAAGCAATATTGGATCATCATAGATGTTGGAGTAAGACAGCCCCATCAAGAATGGGTATGGCCCGATTGGATCATTCTTTCAAAAGAAGACCTGGAATACCTGACCAAAATCTTAAGGGAGAATGATGACCTGGTCTGGCAATCTGATAAAAAAATACAGGAGTGCTTCTTGGAAATTGGAAAATGTTTGGATCTTGCGGAAATTGAAATACAACATTCTAAACTTAAAATTTTAATCAATAGTCTATTACTTGAAATTCTAAACCTCTTCAAGCGAGGTCATATTGAATTCGACCAATCGCTTACCTATAATCTAAGAACTGTTGAGATTTTCTTGAATCATTTGCGCAGTGATTTTGTAAAATCTTGGACACTTGAAGATATGGCAGAACACTGTGGTCTTGGAAAAACAAGTCTGTCGAAATATTGTAAGCATCTCACGAATATGACTCCAATTAATTACCTCATCAATATCAGGCTGGAGGCTGCGGCAAAAATGTTAATCGATAGGGAAGAAGAAAACGTCACCGACCTTTGTTATGACTGTGGTTTTACAAGTTCGCAATACTTTGCCACTGCATTTAAAAAGAGATTTAAATGTAGTCCAAGTGAATATAGAGTAAGGTTTAGTAAGGAATTTGCCGTAAAATCATCATTATTGAGTGTCTCTTAA
- the rnhA gene encoding ribonuclease HI: MIELYTDGASSGNPGPGGYGTILRTIYTGDNEAYKGKLIEKEFSGGFRKTTNNRMELMAVIVGLEALKNLNQKVTVYSDSKYVIDAIDKKWVFGWMQKGFAGKKNKDLWIRLIQVYKLHQVRLVWVKGHAGHPLNERCDQLAVKAAKDKSCWKIDSVFEMEEAKG, encoded by the coding sequence ATGATTGAATTATATACGGATGGTGCTTCAAGCGGTAATCCAGGACCAGGAGGCTACGGTACGATCTTAAGAACTATTTATACAGGTGATAACGAAGCGTATAAAGGAAAATTGATTGAAAAAGAGTTTTCTGGTGGTTTCCGCAAAACCACCAATAATCGCATGGAATTAATGGCAGTGATTGTAGGGCTCGAAGCCTTGAAAAATCTAAACCAAAAGGTAACGGTCTATTCCGACTCCAAATATGTCATCGATGCAATCGATAAGAAATGGGTATTTGGATGGATGCAGAAAGGATTTGCGGGTAAAAAGAATAAAGATCTATGGATTCGTTTGATCCAGGTGTACAAACTGCATCAGGTTCGGTTAGTATGGGTAAAAGGGCATGCCGGACATCCCCTTAATGAGCGTTGTGACCAATTGGCCGTAAAGGCTGCCAAAGACAAATCTTGTTGGAAGATAGATTCGGTATTTGAGATGGAAGAAGCAAAAGGATAG
- a CDS encoding AraC family transcriptional regulator produces MKVLPFTLLMPDGKSMMTERVVLPHFYQHMHRHSEYQITWVEQGEGTLLVGNKMHPFRAGDVFLIGANVPHVFKSNHEYFNTVGHHQIMACSLYLNLSGKLSGLFNLPEMDRLSSFLNNSKEGFQVPNQYADEIATILLSVHESSGVEVVIKLISLLVRLQEISSVALPLCSHVYASDLSRNEDVKFDNIINYIMDNYNNHITLDDVANEAYMTPQAFCRYFKKRTGNTFVTFLNEIRINDACKSLLTGKHKDSISGVAYQVGFNSLTNFNRAFKSVIGQSPKAYINAYHYVRQVRSSDCITI; encoded by the coding sequence ATGAAGGTACTTCCATTTACTTTGCTTATGCCTGATGGTAAGAGTATGATGACAGAACGCGTTGTATTACCACATTTTTACCAGCACATGCACCGTCATAGTGAATATCAGATTACTTGGGTGGAGCAGGGAGAAGGAACCTTACTAGTCGGAAACAAAATGCATCCTTTTCGTGCTGGAGATGTTTTCCTTATTGGTGCTAATGTGCCACATGTATTTAAATCTAATCATGAATATTTCAATACGGTTGGACATCATCAAATTATGGCCTGCTCGTTATACCTAAACCTTTCGGGTAAATTATCCGGTTTGTTCAATCTTCCCGAAATGGATAGATTAAGTTCATTTTTGAATAATAGCAAAGAGGGATTTCAGGTGCCCAATCAATACGCAGATGAAATAGCGACTATACTATTATCGGTACACGAATCTAGTGGTGTGGAAGTTGTCATTAAGCTTATTTCGCTTTTGGTTCGCCTCCAGGAAATTTCAAGTGTTGCACTACCGCTTTGTTCCCATGTATATGCCTCTGATCTTTCGAGGAATGAGGATGTCAAGTTTGATAATATTATCAATTACATCATGGACAATTATAATAATCATATTACATTGGATGATGTAGCGAACGAAGCTTATATGACTCCACAGGCTTTTTGTCGCTACTTTAAAAAGCGTACTGGAAATACCTTCGTAACCTTTCTGAATGAAATTAGGATTAATGATGCTTGCAAAAGTTTATTGACCGGAAAACATAAAGATAGTATTTCGGGTGTTGCATATCAAGTAGGTTTTAATAGCCTAACCAATTTTAATCGGGCTTTTAAAAGTGTAATCGGGCAGTCCCCAAAAGCTTATATTAATGCTTACCATTATGTAAGGCAAGTTAGGTCATCGGATTGTATAACGATATAA
- a CDS encoding M16 family metallopeptidase: protein MLNRAEAPVANPIGDIHLKSPKVLSFENGLPVYVFHSPDQELVRIEWIFNNVFNEDENPLLNSSLSALLKEGTKNYSSAEIADKVDFYGAFLMPEYGFDITSLTLYTLNKHSAVLLPLIKEILTESTLPQKELDTYLRNNKQKLQVSLQKNDYLARKAFYKHVFGTGNRYGKTPSVEEYDQITRPDLVALYLKQFSPSNCRLIVSGNVSEALLQELSQQFGRDWISPQTVHLSAPALTPDKGQLVYEEKADAIQSAIRIGMPSISRNHVDYPALQFVNTLFGGFFGSRLMRNIREEKGYTYSIGSAVGTLRYAGFMTIATEVGVEATDATLVEIQKEMAILRTELATEEELNLVKNYLSGSMLGSLESIFSHADKFKNVLLSDMDLVYYDHYMKEINAMTPEKVREIALQYLDYDQMIKIVVGKMDTAVLVSEL, encoded by the coding sequence ATGCTGAATAGAGCTGAAGCACCTGTTGCCAATCCTATTGGTGACATCCATTTAAAAAGTCCTAAGGTCCTTTCGTTTGAGAACGGATTGCCTGTCTATGTATTTCATTCGCCGGATCAAGAGTTGGTTAGGATAGAGTGGATTTTTAATAATGTCTTTAATGAGGATGAAAATCCATTGCTGAATAGTTCATTAAGTGCGCTTTTGAAAGAAGGAACCAAAAATTATAGCAGTGCTGAGATTGCGGATAAAGTAGATTTTTATGGTGCTTTTCTTATGCCAGAATATGGCTTTGACATCACATCACTTACGCTATATACGCTCAACAAGCACAGCGCGGTTCTCTTACCTTTGATAAAAGAAATCCTGACCGAGTCGACATTGCCCCAAAAAGAACTCGATACTTACTTACGCAACAATAAACAAAAACTGCAGGTTTCGCTGCAAAAGAATGATTATTTGGCAAGGAAAGCATTTTATAAGCATGTTTTTGGGACTGGGAATCGTTACGGGAAGACCCCTTCAGTAGAAGAGTACGACCAGATAACGAGACCTGATTTAGTAGCATTATATCTTAAACAATTTTCACCATCTAATTGTCGCTTAATTGTTTCTGGCAATGTTTCTGAAGCCTTACTTCAGGAGTTGAGCCAACAGTTTGGCCGTGATTGGATCTCTCCGCAAACAGTACATTTATCAGCACCGGCATTGACACCCGATAAAGGGCAGTTGGTCTATGAAGAAAAAGCTGATGCAATTCAGTCTGCTATCCGTATTGGTATGCCAAGTATCAGTCGAAATCATGTAGACTACCCAGCATTGCAATTTGTCAATACGCTGTTTGGTGGTTTTTTCGGCTCGCGATTGATGCGTAACATCAGAGAGGAAAAGGGGTATACCTACAGTATTGGGTCTGCGGTTGGCACTTTAAGATATGCTGGATTTATGACGATTGCAACGGAAGTAGGTGTAGAGGCTACGGATGCAACTTTGGTTGAAATTCAAAAAGAAATGGCTATCTTAAGAACCGAACTTGCGACAGAGGAGGAATTGAACTTAGTAAAAAATTACTTATCGGGATCTATGTTGGGTTCCTTGGAAAGTATTTTTTCACATGCAGATAAGTTCAAGAATGTATTGCTTTCTGACATGGATTTGGTTTATTATGACCATTATATGAAAGAAATTAATGCCATGACTCCCGAGAAAGTAAGGGAAATTGCTTTACAATATCTGGATTACGACCAGATGATTAAAATTGTTGTTGGAAAAATGGATACAGCAGTATTAGTCTCTGAATTGTAA
- a CDS encoding sugar phosphate isomerase/epimerase family protein produces MQTLKGPGIFLAQFLGDEPPFNNLESICQWAQSIGFKGIQIPTWASHYFDLQLAAESKDYAQEIKGIVNSYGLEITELSTHLQGQLVAVHPVYNDQFDGFAPEKYHNNPKARTEWAVEQVKFAAKASQHLGLTAAATFSGALLWHTVYPWPQRPAGLVETGFTELAKRWLPILNVYEEYGVDLCYEIHPGEDLHDGVSYERFLEKVNNHARACLLYDPSHFVLQAMDYLSYIDHYHERIKMFHVKDAEFNPTGKQGVYGGYSNWVDRAGRFRSLGDGQVDFKSIFSKLAAYDYKGWAVMEWECAIKHPEDGAIEGAKFIADHIIHVTDKAFDDFASTGSDEAYNRKLIGLT; encoded by the coding sequence ATGCAAACACTTAAAGGACCGGGAATATTTTTAGCACAATTTTTAGGAGATGAACCTCCATTTAATAATTTAGAATCTATTTGTCAATGGGCACAAAGTATCGGTTTTAAAGGAATCCAAATACCCACTTGGGCTAGTCATTACTTTGACCTGCAGTTAGCAGCGGAAAGCAAGGACTATGCACAAGAGATTAAAGGAATCGTTAATAGTTACGGGTTAGAGATTACAGAGCTGAGTACGCATTTACAAGGTCAACTCGTGGCCGTGCATCCTGTCTATAATGATCAGTTTGATGGGTTTGCTCCAGAAAAGTATCATAATAATCCTAAAGCAAGAACAGAATGGGCCGTAGAACAAGTGAAGTTTGCGGCAAAAGCTTCGCAGCATTTAGGTTTAACTGCTGCTGCGACTTTTAGTGGGGCACTACTTTGGCACACCGTTTATCCTTGGCCACAACGCCCTGCAGGATTGGTAGAGACAGGTTTTACGGAATTGGCAAAGCGTTGGCTTCCGATCTTAAACGTGTATGAAGAGTACGGGGTTGATTTATGTTATGAAATACACCCGGGAGAAGATTTGCATGACGGTGTTAGTTATGAACGTTTTCTTGAAAAAGTAAACAATCATGCAAGAGCTTGTTTGCTATATGACCCATCACACTTTGTATTACAAGCGATGGATTATTTATCCTATATAGACCACTATCATGAACGTATAAAAATGTTTCATGTAAAGGATGCCGAGTTTAACCCAACGGGTAAACAGGGGGTATATGGTGGTTATTCCAATTGGGTGGATCGTGCTGGGCGTTTTCGTTCGTTGGGTGATGGACAGGTAGATTTTAAATCCATATTCAGTAAACTAGCTGCCTACGATTACAAAGGCTGGGCAGTGATGGAATGGGAATGTGCTATTAAGCATCCTGAAGACGGGGCAATTGAAGGAGCGAAATTTATAGCTGATCATATCATTCATGTAACAGATAAGGCTTTCGATGATTTTGCCTCAACAGGAAGTGATGAAGCTTATAATCGTAAATTAATTGGTTTAACCTAG
- the trxB gene encoding thioredoxin-disulfide reductase, whose translation MSQEIEHVQCLIIGSGPAGYTAAIYAARADMKPVMYTGMVPGGQLTQTTEVDNFPGYPKGITGPVMMEDLRMQAERFGTDVRFGYATKVDFSGAVHQVEIDGIKTVTADTVIIATGATAKWLGLDSEQKYNGFGVSACAVCDGFFYKNQEVAIVGAGDTAAEEATYLAKLCSKVHMLVRRDEFRASKAMVHRVLNTPNIEIHYNSETLEVLGDGQVVTGVRVLNNQDQSEKVLDVTGFFVAIGHNPNTDLFKGILDMDETGYLITKPNITATNIPGVYACGDVQDNVYRQAITAAGTGCMAALEAERYLASKETVAE comes from the coding sequence ATGTCTCAAGAAATAGAACACGTACAGTGTTTAATCATTGGTTCAGGACCAGCGGGATACACAGCAGCGATTTATGCAGCTCGCGCTGATATGAAGCCAGTTATGTATACAGGTATGGTACCAGGTGGTCAGTTGACGCAGACAACAGAAGTAGATAATTTCCCTGGATACCCTAAAGGAATCACAGGCCCTGTTATGATGGAAGATCTGCGTATGCAGGCTGAACGTTTTGGAACCGATGTTCGATTTGGATATGCGACTAAAGTAGATTTCTCCGGTGCTGTTCATCAGGTTGAAATCGATGGAATCAAAACCGTTACTGCAGATACAGTGATTATTGCAACTGGTGCTACGGCAAAATGGTTGGGATTGGATAGTGAGCAGAAATATAATGGTTTTGGTGTTTCGGCATGTGCAGTTTGCGACGGATTCTTTTATAAGAACCAAGAAGTAGCTATCGTAGGCGCGGGTGATACTGCTGCTGAAGAAGCAACTTACTTAGCAAAATTGTGTTCTAAAGTACATATGTTGGTACGCCGTGATGAATTTAGAGCTTCTAAAGCAATGGTTCACCGCGTCTTGAATACGCCAAATATTGAGATTCACTATAACTCTGAAACGTTAGAAGTATTAGGTGATGGTCAAGTGGTGACGGGTGTACGTGTACTCAATAACCAAGATCAATCGGAAAAGGTATTGGATGTAACTGGATTTTTCGTTGCAATCGGCCATAATCCGAATACCGATCTTTTCAAGGGTATCTTAGATATGGATGAAACGGGTTACTTAATTACTAAGCCAAATATAACTGCGACGAATATTCCAGGTGTATATGCTTGTGGTGATGTACAGGATAATGTATACCGCCAAGCAATCACTGCGGCTGGTACTGGTTGTATGGCTGCTTTAGAAGCAGAGCGTTATTTAGCTTCTAAAGAGACCGTTGCAGAATAA
- a CDS encoding 3'-5' exonuclease: MELKLKKPLAFFDLETTGINISADRIVEISILKVLPNAEEQVYTKRINPLMPIPAESSMFHGIYDEDIIDAPTFQGISQEVADFIGDADLAGYNSNKFDIPMLMEEFLRSGVDFSLENRVFVDVQNIFHQMEQRTLKAAYKFYCNESLENAHSAEADVRATYEVLKAQLTKYEGAVYEDKHGKQSVPVVNDVPALSEFTNMTRPVDFAGRIVYNDEGVEVINFGKHKGRPVTEVFDVEPSYYAWMQNGDFPLYTKKCLENIWNSHRQAKRAAKSSEPIHAPEDKKQAKKEFQKQENKSEKREITNDMLAGLKNKFG; this comes from the coding sequence ATGGAATTGAAACTTAAGAAACCTTTAGCTTTCTTCGATTTAGAAACTACAGGAATCAATATATCAGCAGATAGAATTGTTGAAATATCAATATTAAAGGTATTGCCTAATGCTGAGGAACAAGTATATACGAAACGGATTAATCCGCTTATGCCTATCCCTGCAGAATCGTCCATGTTTCATGGTATCTATGATGAAGATATCATCGATGCACCAACATTTCAGGGCATAAGTCAGGAAGTTGCTGACTTTATAGGCGATGCTGATTTGGCTGGCTATAACTCTAATAAATTTGATATCCCGATGCTTATGGAAGAGTTCCTACGTTCGGGTGTTGATTTTTCTTTGGAAAACCGTGTATTCGTCGATGTTCAAAACATTTTCCATCAAATGGAACAACGTACATTGAAAGCTGCTTACAAATTCTATTGCAACGAAAGTCTGGAGAACGCACATAGTGCTGAAGCTGACGTGCGTGCTACCTACGAAGTATTGAAGGCACAATTGACGAAGTATGAGGGTGCTGTATATGAAGATAAGCACGGTAAGCAATCTGTACCTGTTGTCAATGATGTGCCTGCCTTGTCAGAATTCACCAATATGACTAGGCCTGTCGATTTTGCAGGTCGTATCGTGTATAACGATGAAGGAGTAGAGGTAATTAATTTTGGTAAGCACAAAGGCCGTCCGGTGACGGAAGTTTTTGATGTAGAACCGAGCTATTATGCATGGATGCAAAATGGCGATTTTCCTTTGTACACTAAGAAGTGTTTAGAAAATATCTGGAATAGCCATAGACAAGCTAAGAGAGCAGCAAAGTCTTCGGAACCAATTCATGCTCCTGAAGATAAAAAGCAAGCCAAAAAGGAGTTTCAGAAGCAAGAAAATAAAAGTGAAAAAAGAGAGATTACCAATGATATGTTAGCTGGTCTAAAAAATAAATTTGGTTAG
- the hemF gene encoding oxygen-dependent coproporphyrinogen oxidase, with amino-acid sequence MIDRLKIAEAYKTIQDEICQALEKLDGTAKFVEEIWERDGGGGGRTRIIQNGHIFEKGGVNFSAVHGKLPAVIKKSFGVDEDDFFAAGVSIVIHPNNPFVPIIHMNIRYFELNEQIRWFGGGIDLTPHYVIEEDAQFFHQQMKNVCDVHHPDFYKDFKKWADDYFYVRHREETRGIGGVFYDKLTPEKTGLSFQEIFEFSCDLGRTFAPTYAELVNRNRHKAYTDHNKNWQYLRRGRYVEFNLVWDSGTKFGLETNGRIESILMSLPPQANWAYDFHPEEGSEEEKTLSLLRKDINWIQ; translated from the coding sequence ATGATCGATAGATTAAAGATAGCTGAAGCCTATAAAACAATTCAAGACGAAATATGTCAAGCGTTGGAAAAGTTAGATGGTACAGCAAAATTTGTAGAAGAAATTTGGGAACGAGATGGTGGAGGTGGTGGCCGGACCAGAATCATTCAAAATGGTCATATTTTTGAAAAAGGTGGTGTCAATTTTTCTGCTGTCCATGGTAAATTACCTGCGGTAATCAAAAAGTCTTTTGGGGTTGATGAAGATGATTTTTTTGCAGCTGGAGTTTCCATCGTAATCCATCCCAATAATCCTTTTGTGCCCATCATTCACATGAATATTCGGTATTTTGAATTGAATGAGCAGATTCGTTGGTTTGGTGGAGGTATCGATCTGACCCCGCACTATGTAATTGAAGAGGACGCGCAGTTTTTTCATCAGCAGATGAAAAATGTATGCGATGTGCATCATCCTGATTTTTATAAAGATTTTAAAAAATGGGCAGATGATTATTTTTACGTCCGTCACCGCGAAGAAACTCGCGGTATAGGTGGGGTTTTTTATGATAAATTGACCCCCGAAAAGACTGGATTATCTTTTCAGGAAATTTTCGAATTCTCCTGTGATCTGGGACGCACTTTTGCACCCACATATGCAGAATTGGTCAATAGAAATCGTCATAAAGCATATACTGACCATAATAAAAACTGGCAATATTTGCGTAGAGGGCGTTATGTGGAATTCAATCTGGTCTGGGATTCAGGTACAAAATTTGGTCTGGAAACGAATGGTCGCATCGAATCGATTTTAATGAGCCTACCACCGCAAGCGAACTGGGCTTATGATTTTCATCCGGAAGAAGGATCGGAAGAAGAAAAAACACTCTCTTTGTTGAGAAAGGATATCAATTGGATACAATAA
- a CDS encoding NAD(P)H-dependent glycerol-3-phosphate dehydrogenase, giving the protein MQKNRVGLIGSGSWATAMIKMLGDNVVEKDVHWWVRKQEDVDYIKKHKKNPSYLSAVEVKLDTDNISTDARKIIQVSNIIILNTPAAYLKAAMKDVTKEDLKGKIIVSAIKGIVPDENLIIGDYLQQVYDIPLADILVVGGPCHAEEVSLEKLSYLTFGSKSQKNAERIAALLECRYIKTIISDDVYGIEYGAVLKNIYALAGGICHSLGYGDNFQAVLISNAIREMETYVETIDPNPNRDINKSAYLGDLLVTAYSQFSRNRTFGAMIGKGYSVQSAQLEMNMVAEGYYASACIQHYMRKHQIELPICEAVYQILYQHKSAATIISQLAEKLS; this is encoded by the coding sequence ATGCAAAAAAATAGAGTAGGGCTTATTGGTAGTGGTAGTTGGGCTACAGCAATGATTAAAATGCTGGGTGACAACGTTGTTGAAAAGGATGTACATTGGTGGGTCCGTAAACAAGAGGATGTCGACTATATCAAAAAGCATAAAAAAAATCCAAGTTATTTAAGTGCTGTCGAAGTAAAATTAGACACAGACAATATTTCGACTGATGCTAGGAAAATTATTCAGGTATCAAATATCATCATTTTAAATACACCTGCGGCTTATCTAAAAGCTGCTATGAAAGATGTCACTAAAGAAGATCTTAAAGGTAAAATAATTGTTTCCGCCATAAAGGGTATCGTTCCGGATGAAAATCTGATTATCGGTGATTACCTGCAACAAGTATATGATATCCCGTTAGCGGATATTTTAGTAGTTGGTGGACCATGCCATGCGGAGGAGGTCTCGTTGGAAAAGTTGTCGTATTTGACTTTTGGTTCGAAATCGCAAAAGAATGCCGAAAGGATAGCTGCCTTACTTGAATGCCGTTATATCAAGACAATTATCTCGGATGATGTCTATGGTATTGAATATGGAGCAGTATTGAAAAATATCTATGCATTAGCTGGAGGCATCTGCCATTCGCTAGGTTATGGTGATAATTTTCAGGCTGTTTTGATTTCCAATGCAATCCGTGAGATGGAAACTTATGTAGAGACTATTGATCCGAACCCAAATCGTGATATCAACAAATCTGCTTATCTGGGCGATCTATTGGTAACTGCTTATTCGCAGTTTAGCCGAAATAGAACGTTTGGAGCCATGATCGGTAAAGGTTATAGTGTGCAATCTGCCCAACTCGAAATGAATATGGTTGCCGAAGGGTATTATGCATCGGCTTGTATCCAACATTATATGCGTAAACATCAAATCGAATTGCCGATTTGTGAGGCCGTATACCAAATCTTATATCAGCATAAATCTGCTGCAACAATCATAAGCCAACTGGCTGAAAAATTAAGTTAA
- a CDS encoding M16 family metallopeptidase, protein MVSYQKFVLENGLRVLVHEDNNTAMACVNILYDVGARDESPDQTGFAHLFEHLMFGGSVNIPDYDTPLQRVGGENNAFTSNDITNYYITLPSSNLETALWLESDRMLSLSFSEQSLETQRSVVCEEFKQRYLNQPYGDVWLKLRPLSYQVHPYRWATIGKELKHIEDAKMADVKAFFKKHYTPQNAIMVIAGDVKFDQIRTLVEKWFADIPAGNKYLRNLPQEPVQMQERREVVEADVPLDALFMSFHAPARMDENYHAMDLVSDLLSRGSSSRLYRRLVKDQELFSEINAYVMGSIDPNMFIIEGKPSEGISLAEAEAAIWKELDILKTIPVPAEELEKVKNKIESTHVFAELSILDKAMNLAYYELLGNADDLNNETDKYLAVQSDDIKQQANEIFRKENASILYYKAKEVSHAE, encoded by the coding sequence ATGGTTTCATATCAGAAATTTGTACTAGAAAATGGTCTCCGTGTACTTGTACATGAGGACAACAACACAGCAATGGCCTGTGTCAATATATTATACGATGTGGGTGCGCGCGATGAGTCGCCGGACCAAACGGGATTTGCACATTTATTTGAACATTTGATGTTTGGTGGTTCGGTCAATATACCGGATTACGACACTCCCTTACAGCGTGTAGGAGGAGAAAACAATGCATTCACAAGTAATGATATCACAAATTACTACATCACTTTACCCTCCTCAAATCTAGAAACTGCTCTTTGGTTGGAATCTGATCGTATGCTGAGTCTTTCTTTTTCAGAACAGAGTTTGGAAACGCAAAGAAGTGTTGTTTGTGAGGAGTTTAAGCAGCGCTACCTCAATCAACCCTATGGTGATGTCTGGTTGAAATTAAGACCGCTATCATATCAGGTACATCCATACCGTTGGGCGACTATCGGTAAGGAACTCAAGCATATTGAAGATGCCAAGATGGCGGATGTGAAAGCTTTTTTCAAAAAACACTATACTCCTCAAAATGCAATTATGGTCATTGCGGGTGATGTGAAGTTCGATCAGATCAGAACGCTTGTTGAGAAATGGTTTGCAGACATTCCTGCAGGAAATAAATACTTACGTAATTTGCCACAGGAACCGGTTCAAATGCAAGAACGTAGGGAAGTGGTTGAAGCGGATGTACCACTCGATGCATTATTCATGTCTTTTCATGCTCCTGCACGAATGGATGAAAATTACCACGCTATGGATTTGGTGTCCGACCTACTTTCTAGAGGTTCTTCTTCACGTTTGTATCGTCGTTTAGTAAAAGATCAAGAGCTATTTAGTGAAATAAATGCTTATGTCATGGGCAGTATCGACCCCAACATGTTCATTATTGAAGGAAAACCTTCTGAAGGAATCTCATTAGCAGAAGCAGAAGCAGCAATTTGGAAAGAATTGGATATCCTAAAAACGATTCCAGTACCAGCGGAAGAGCTTGAAAAAGTAAAAAACAAAATCGAGTCAACGCATGTATTTGCTGAACTTTCGATTTTGGATAAGGCCATGAATCTAGCTTACTATGAACTATTGGGTAATGCAGATGACCTTAATAATGAAACAGACAAGTACTTAGCCGTTCAGTCGGATGATATTAAGCAACAGGCAAACGAAATTTTTAGAAAAGAAAACGCGTCGATATTGTATTATAAAGCAAAGGAGGTGTCCCATGCTGAATAG
- a CDS encoding DUF6705 family protein, which produces MKKYISLMLLLLCVCFLQAQEKIVILKKGAKLPGLEKGTYYKTPEATENGKSFEGFWEYKNGTENLKLKIGIKKVFMPKLEFYIDKLTLEYFYDNGDSNIISNDSEDNFLKSGSAISGTKAHFMCYDMVKKKNFYIDLELLNNNQIKMALTNVPGGIRINPTTKTDFTFSLPTDIILTKQNL; this is translated from the coding sequence ATGAAAAAATATATAAGTTTAATGTTGTTGTTGTTATGTGTTTGTTTTTTACAAGCACAAGAAAAGATTGTAATACTTAAAAAAGGAGCGAAACTTCCAGGATTAGAAAAAGGGACTTATTATAAAACCCCAGAAGCCACCGAAAATGGAAAATCCTTTGAAGGGTTTTGGGAATATAAAAATGGAACTGAAAATTTAAAACTAAAAATTGGTATTAAAAAGGTTTTCATGCCTAAATTAGAGTTTTATATAGATAAGTTGACATTAGAATATTTTTATGACAACGGAGATAGTAATATAATCTCAAATGATAGCGAGGATAACTTTTTAAAATCTGGAAGTGCTATTAGTGGAACTAAAGCTCATTTTATGTGTTATGATATGGTTAAGAAGAAGAATTTCTATATAGATTTAGAATTATTGAATAATAATCAAATAAAAATGGCATTAACAAATGTACCTGGTGGTATTAGGATTAATCCAACTACGAAAACAGATTTTACTTTTTCACTTCCTACGGATATAATTTTAACGAAGCAGAATTTATAA